In the genome of Entelurus aequoreus isolate RoL-2023_Sb linkage group LG08, RoL_Eaeq_v1.1, whole genome shotgun sequence, one region contains:
- the LOC133655032 gene encoding solute carrier family 2, facilitated glucose transporter member 11-like, whose product MPDMKPTGNTEPEQISKLSSDGTLALMVCSAAIGGTFQYGYNISIINAPTSYIQTFINETYRTRWGTGLGAPYVTLVWTLIVSAFSLGGLLGALLAGPMSVNFGRKKSLLLNNSFLFVGTLFFLLCRVARSFEMIIFARFLMGINSGVSLNVQPMYFGESAPKHLRGVVAVSSAVFLAFGIFLGQIVGLTEVLGTQPLWPYLLASNMLPGVIQMLTLPWFPESPRYLLIDRGDREACVQALQRLRGGVAPVLEIQEMLEECQRQSNAETAYSVKTPYSLFKARDLRSQLKIVMLTNMTITLCGVDSMYFYASYIFFEAGIPADKIQYVTIGTGASELTASILSNLLIERVGRKGLIVGGYTLMSCWTVVFTIALTLQRQRVDGMSYLSMVCVFAYILSFGLGPASVTGIIPAEIFDQSARPAAYMVARSLMWLNQLLMGLLLPFIVTNLGIYCFLPFLAVCLVSAVYLGLMFIETKGKSLREITAEFDRKNEQRTVNDVFDHTENQVSSLTMEK is encoded by the coding sequence ATGCCTGACATGAAGCCAACAGGAAATACAGAACCAGAACAAATCAGCAAACTATCAAGTGACGGAACACTTGCTCTGATGGTGTGTTCTGCTGCCATTGGAGGCACCTTCCAGTATGGATACAATATTTCCATTATCAACGCTCCAACCAGCTACATCCAGACTTTCATCAATGAAACCTACAGGACACGCTGGGGTACAGGCTTGGGAGCTCCCTATGTGACTCTGGTGTGGACACTAATCGTATCAGCTTTCTCACTGGGAGGTCTGCTCGGGGCCCTGCTCGCCGGCCCAATGTCGGTCAACTTTGGAAGGAAGAAGTCCCTGCTTTTGAACAactcatttttgtttgttggcACTCTATTTTTTCTTCTGTGCAGGGTTGCAAGATCATTTGAGATGATCATCTTCGCTCGGTTCCTCATGGGGATTAATTCAGGTGTCAGTTTGAATGTCCAGCCTATGTACTTTGGGGAAAGCGCCCCTAAACACCTACGAGGAGTTGTAGCTGTTTCCTCTGCCGTTTTCCTTGCTTTTGGGATTTTCTTGGGTCAAATTGTGGGACTGACTGAGGTGTTGGGCACACAGCCTCTCTGGCCCTACTTACTAGCCAGCAACATGCTTCCAGGTGTGATTCAAATGCTTACACTACCCTGGTTCCCTGAAAGCCCCAGATATCTGCTCATTGACCGTGGAGACAGAGAAGCATGCGTCCAGGCTCTTCAAAGACTCCGTGGTGGTGTAGCTCCAGTTTTAGAAATACAGGAAATGCTTGAAGAATGTCAAAGGCAATCAAACGCTGAAACTGCATATTCTGTTAAGACACCTTATTCCCTTTTTAAGGCTCGTGACCTGCGATCCCAACTCAAAATTGTCATGCTAACCAACATGACCATCACGTTATGTGGCGTTGACTCTATGTACTTCTATGCGTCTTACATCTTCTTCGAGGCAGGCATTCCTGCAGATAAAATTCAGTATGTAACCATTGGAACAGGAGCATCTGAACTGACTGCCTCGATACTGAGCAACCTCTTGATTGAACGAGTGGGCAGGAAGGGTCTTATTGTCGGAGGCTACACTCTTATGTCATGCTGGACTGTAGTCTTCACAATAGCCCTCACACTCCAAAGACAACGAGTGGATGGGATGTCTTACCTCAGCATGGTGTGCGTTTTCGCCTACATCCTTAGCTTCGGTTTGGGCCCTGCAAGTGTGACAGGTATCATACCAGCAGAGATCTTTGACCAGTCAGCCCGACCTGCAGCGTACATGGTCGCCAGATCGCTAATGTGGCTCAATCAGCTCCTGATGGGACTGTTATTACCATTTATCGTCACCAATCTTGGGATCTATTGCTTCCTGCCATTCTTGGCTGTGTGTTTGGTGTCAGCTGTGTATTTGGGGCTCATGTTCATAGAGACAAAAGGCAAGAGCCTGCGGGAGATTACGGCAGAGTTCGATAGAAAAAACGAACAAAGAACAGTGAATGACGTGTTTGACCACACGGAGAATCAAGTCAGCTCTTTAACCATGGAAAAGTAG